In Papio anubis isolate 15944 chromosome 20, Panubis1.0, whole genome shotgun sequence, a single window of DNA contains:
- the LOC116271639 gene encoding LOW QUALITY PROTEIN: zinc finger protein 544-like (The sequence of the model RefSeq protein was modified relative to this genomic sequence to represent the inferred CDS: substituted 1 base at 1 genomic stop codon), with protein MVLTSERLFPQREHCEPELGGSYSLPSTLSLLPMTLPARTGFPKPNSQVKEFKQNSTFINHEKNGAGGKHCENHQHARALCQSIYLSKLGNIETGKKTPYEHIVGRDSLNYGSSLCFHGKTFSVKKSDDCKDYGNLFSHSVSLNEQKPAHFGKSQYECDEHREACSESLCLVQTERSDPGGTPFRGEDGCAAFPVASSFSDCNIIQTAEKSSVCNQCGNSFSCCCKRIYQRTQTGEKPFECTHCGKSFSQSYDLVVHQRTHTGEKPYECDLCGKSFTQRSKLITHQRIHTGEKPYQCVECGKSFRWNSNLIVHQRIHTGEKPYECTHCGKSFSQSYELVTHTRTHTGEKPFKCTQCGKSFSQKYDLVVHQRTHTGEKPYECNLCGKSFSQSSKLITHQRIHTGEKPYLCIECGKSFRWNSNLIIHQRIHTGEKPYKCTHCGKSFSQSYQLVAHKRTHTGEKPYECNQCGKAFNRSTQLIRHLQIHTGEKPYKCNQCDKAFARSSYLVMHQRTHTGEKPFECSQCGKAFTGSSNLLSHQRIHSGEKPYECSDCGKSFRQRSQLVVHRRTHTGEKPXECSHCGKTFSKKSPLIMHQRTPVSGKSYQCDVY; from the coding sequence ATGGTACTCACCTCAGAGAGACTGTTTCCTCAAAGAGAACACTGTGAGCCTGAACTTGGGGGAAGTTACTCTCTACCTTCTACTTTAAGCCTTCTACCTATGACATTACCTGCACGTACAGGTTTCCCTAAGCCTAACTCACAGGTTAAAGAGTTTAAACAAAATTCAACTTTcattaatcatgagaaaaatggaGCAGGTGGGAAGCACTGTGAGAATCATCAGCATGCTAGAGCCTTGTGTCAGAGCATTTACTTGAGTAAACTTGGAAACAttgaaacaggaaagaaaacccCTTATGAACATATTGTTGGTCGTGACTCTCTCAACTATGGTTCCTCCCTTTGTTTTCATGGTAAAACTTTTTCAGTGAAGAAAAGTGATGACTGTAAGGATTATGGAAATCTCTTCAGTCACAGTGTGTCTCTGAATGAACAGAAGCCAGCGCATTTTGGAAAAAGTCAGTATGAGTGTGATGAACACAGAGAAGCCTGTTCTGAGAGTCTGTGCCTTGTACAAACAGAAAGAAGTGACCCTGGAGGGACCCCCTTCAGAGGTGAGGATGGCTGTGCTGCCTTCCCTGTGGCCTCATCTTTTTCTGACTGTAACATCATTCAGACTGCAGAGAAGTCATCTGTGTGTAATCAGTGTGGAAACTCTTTCAGCTGTTGTTGTAAGCGCATATACCAGAGAACACAAACTGGAGAAAAGCCCTTCGAATGTACTCATTGTGGGAAATCTTTTAGTCAGAGCTATGACCTTGTCGTACATCAGAGGacacacactggagagaagccctatgAGTGTGACCTATGTGGGAAATCCTTCACCCAGCGATCCAAACTTATTACGCATCAGcgaattcacactggagaaaaaccgTATCAGTGTGTTGAATGTGGAAAATCCTTCAGGTGGAACTCTAACCTCATTgtacatcagagaattcatactggagagaaaccgtaCGAGTGCACTCACTGTGGAAAGTCCTTCAGCCAAAGCTATGAGTTAGTTACACATACAAGAACCCACACTGGAGAAAAGCCCTTCAAATGTACTCAGTGTGGGAAATCTTTCAGCCAGAAGTATGATCTTGTCGTACATCAGAGGacacacactggagagaaaccctatgagtgCAACCTGTGTGGGAAATCCTTCTCCCAGAGTTCCAAACTTATTACGCATCAGcgaattcacactggagaaaaaccgTATCTGTGTATCGAATGTGGGAAATCCTTCAGGTGGAACTCTAACCTCATCAtccatcagagaattcatactggggAGAAACCGTACAAGTGCACTCATTGTGGAAAGTCCTTCAGCCAAAGCTATCAATTAGTTGCACATAaaagaactcacactggagaaaagcccTATGAATGTAACCAGTGTGGAAAAGCCTTCAATCGAAGCACTCAGCTCATCAGGCATCTGCAAATTCACACTGGGGAGAAGCCGTACAAATGCAATCAGTGCGATAAAGCCTTTGCGAGGAGCTCCTACCTTGTGATGCATCAGAGAActcacactggtgagaaaccttTTGAGTGCAGtcagtgtgggaaagcctttacaGGGAGCTCTAACCTTCTTTCCCATCAGAGAATTCAttctggagagaaaccctacgaaTGTAGTGACTGTGGGAAATCCTTCCGGCAGCGATCTCAGCTTGTAGTGCATCGGCGGacacatactggagagaaaccttaggAGTGCAGTCATTGTGGGAAAACTTTCAGCAAGAAGTCTCCCCTCATCATGCACCAGAGGACACCTGTCAGTGGGAAGAGCTATCAGTGTGATGTGTATTAA